In Yersinia enterocolitica subsp. enterocolitica, one DNA window encodes the following:
- the tnpA gene encoding IS200/IS605-like element IS1541C family transposase — MGDEKSLAHTRWNCKYHIVFAPKYRRKVFYGEKRKAIGSILRKLCEWKNVNILEAECCVDHIHMLLEIPPKMSVSGFMGYLKGKSSLMLYEQFGDLKFKYRNREFWCRGYYVDTVGKNTARIQEYIKHQLEEDKMGEQLSIPYPGSPFTGRK; from the coding sequence ATGGGGGACGAAAAGAGCTTAGCGCACACGCGATGGAACTGTAAATATCACATAGTTTTTGCGCCGAAGTACCGAAGAAAGGTGTTCTACGGGGAAAAGCGCAAAGCGATAGGCAGTATCTTGAGAAAGCTGTGCGAATGGAAAAACGTGAATATTCTGGAAGCAGAATGCTGTGTGGATCACATCCATATGCTTCTGGAAATCCCGCCCAAAATGAGTGTGTCGGGTTTTATGGGATACCTGAAAGGAAAGAGCAGCCTGATGCTTTATGAGCAGTTTGGCGATTTGAAGTTCAAATACCGTAACAGGGAGTTCTGGTGTCGAGGGTATTACGTTGATACGGTTGGGAAAAATACAGCCAGGATACAAGAATACATAAAGCACCAGTTGGAAGAGGATAAAATGGGTGAGCAACTCTCGATCCCCTATCCGGGGAGCCCGTTTACGGGCCGTAAGTAA
- the pta gene encoding phosphate acetyltransferase, whose protein sequence is MLIPTGTSVGLTSVSLGVIRSMEQKGVRLSVFKPIAQPRAGNDAPDQTTTIIRANSSITAAEPLNMNHVENLLSSNQQDVLMEEIVARYHENTKDAEVVLVEGLVPTRKHQFANALNYEIAKTLNAEIVFVIALGNDSPDQLKERIELARSSFGGSKNKNITGVIINKLNAPVDEQGRTRPDLSEIFDDSTKASVASIDPKQLFANSPLPVLGCVPWSFELIATRAIDMCKHLNARIINEGDIRTRRVKSVTFCARSIPHMLEHFRPGSLLVTSADRPDVLVSACLAAMNGVEIGAILLTGGYAIDEPIKKLCDRAFQTGLPVFMVDTNTWQTSLSLQSFNLEVPADDHERVEKLQNYVASHISSEWIDSLSATSERSRRLSPPAFRYELTELARKAGKRIVLPEGDEPRTVKAAAICAERGIATCVLLGNPEEIQRVAAAQGVELGKGVEIIDPVAVREQYVPRLVELRKSKGMTEVVAREQLEDNVVLGTLMLEKGEVDGLVSGAVHTTANTIRPPLQLIKTAPGSSLVSSVFFMLLPDQVLVYGDCAINPDPTAEQLSEIAIQSADSAAAFGIEPRVAMISYSTGNSGAGSDVEKVREATRLAQEKRPDLIIDGPLQYDAAIMADVAKSKAPNSPVAGKATVFIFPDLNTGNTTYKAVQRSADLISIGPMLQGMRKPVNDLSRGALVDDIVYTVALTAIQSAQADASAS, encoded by the coding sequence AATCATGTGGAAAACTTGCTGAGTTCTAACCAGCAAGATGTGTTGATGGAAGAAATTGTTGCCCGTTACCACGAAAACACCAAAGACGCCGAAGTGGTTCTGGTTGAAGGTTTAGTGCCAACACGTAAACATCAGTTTGCTAATGCACTGAACTACGAAATTGCCAAAACGCTGAACGCGGAAATCGTGTTTGTCATTGCGCTGGGTAATGATTCACCAGATCAATTGAAAGAGCGGATCGAACTGGCTCGTTCCAGCTTCGGTGGCAGCAAAAACAAAAATATCACTGGCGTTATCATTAACAAACTGAATGCGCCAGTTGATGAGCAAGGCCGTACCCGCCCTGACCTGTCTGAAATCTTTGATGATTCCACCAAGGCCAGTGTCGCGAGCATCGATCCAAAACAGCTGTTTGCCAACAGCCCGCTGCCGGTTCTAGGTTGCGTACCATGGAGCTTCGAGCTGATTGCGACCCGTGCGATTGATATGTGTAAGCACCTGAATGCGCGCATTATTAACGAAGGTGATATCAGAACCCGCCGCGTTAAATCGGTGACATTCTGTGCGCGCAGTATCCCACACATGCTGGAACACTTCCGCCCAGGCTCTCTGCTGGTGACCTCCGCAGACCGCCCAGACGTGTTGGTTTCTGCTTGTTTGGCAGCCATGAATGGCGTTGAAATCGGTGCCATTTTGCTGACTGGCGGTTATGCGATTGATGAGCCAATCAAAAAGCTGTGTGATCGTGCCTTCCAAACTGGCCTGCCAGTATTTATGGTTGATACCAATACTTGGCAGACTTCTCTGAGCCTGCAAAGCTTCAATCTGGAAGTGCCAGCAGATGACCATGAACGTGTTGAGAAACTGCAAAACTACGTTGCCAGCCATATCAGCAGTGAGTGGATTGATTCTCTGAGCGCCACATCCGAACGTTCACGTCGCCTGTCTCCTCCAGCATTCCGCTATGAGCTGACCGAGTTGGCACGTAAAGCCGGCAAACGCATCGTACTGCCAGAAGGTGATGAGCCACGTACAGTTAAAGCTGCGGCTATCTGTGCTGAACGCGGTATTGCGACTTGTGTGCTGCTGGGTAATCCGGAAGAAATTCAACGTGTTGCTGCGGCTCAAGGTGTTGAGCTGGGTAAAGGCGTTGAAATCATCGATCCAGTTGCAGTGCGTGAGCAGTATGTTCCACGTCTGGTTGAACTGCGTAAGAGCAAGGGCATGACCGAAGTGGTTGCTCGTGAGCAACTAGAAGACAACGTAGTTCTCGGCACACTGATGCTGGAGAAAGGCGAAGTTGATGGTCTGGTATCTGGTGCTGTTCATACCACCGCAAACACTATCCGCCCACCGTTGCAGTTAATCAAAACCGCACCGGGCAGTTCACTGGTCTCTTCTGTGTTCTTCATGCTGCTGCCTGACCAGGTTCTGGTTTACGGTGACTGCGCGATTAACCCGGATCCAACAGCTGAGCAATTGTCAGAAATTGCTATCCAATCAGCTGATTCTGCGGCGGCATTCGGTATCGAACCGCGTGTAGCGATGATCTCTTACTCCACCGGTAACTCTGGTGCAGGTAGCGACGTAGAAAAAGTGCGTGAAGCAACTCGTCTGGCACAGGAAAAACGCCCAGACCTGATCATTGATGGTCCGTTGCAGTATGATGCGGCAATCATGGCAGATGTGGCTAAATCCAAAGCGCCTAACTCGCCAGTTGCCGGTAAAGCGACAGTATTCATCTTCCCTGATCTGAACACCGGTAACACCACCTATAAAGCGGTACAACGTTCTGCCGACCTGATTTCCATCGGGCCGATGCTGCAAGGCATGCGCAAGCCAGTTAACGACTTGTCTCGTGGTGCATTGGTAGACGATATCGTCTATACCGTGGCGTTGACGGCAATTCAATCAGCTCAGGCTGACGCTAGCGCATCTTAA